The DNA sequence CGCTGAGCTACAGGCGCAATAAACAATTAATAAGAACTTATTTAAGTCCCTTTAGTCAACTATATTGATGTTTATAGCTTCAAAATCATATAAATACTGAAAAATTTATGCCAATCAAGTGGTATGGAACGGGAAATCAATCAGATCCTCTCTATTTGCATTTCTCTCGAATAGTTAATTTGACTCTTCATACGATGGCTTTTGCCGCAGTAAATAGTGGTCTTTGGTTCTTTCAGCAAATCAAGCACCCCTGGACCAATCTTCAATTTTTTACTGGGTTTTGGCTGGTTTTGTTAGGTTTACATCTAACTATTGTGATTCTCAAACGACCTTCACAGGCAAAAGACCCTCTCCTAAAAAAGAGTTGAACGGCATCTACTGCAGCAAAATTTTTTTCATGACTATTGATTCCAATCAACTCAGGGATATACAGAATGCGATCTCAGATCGTATTTATATCCAAATTGAGAACTGGAATCTTTATTTGGGAGATGCTGGTCTTTCACAAAAGTTAGCTATTGAATGCAAAGCAAATCTGGATAATGGTTCAGCTGTTGCTGCGCGAAAAGCAATTGAGGCTGTTCAAGTTCGTCTTGGTGGCGGGAATACACAATTGCCGTTAGCAAGATTAATTTCTTCAGCGCAAATTTTTGAACTTGAAGAGATTTTGGACCCCTACTGCAGATAATGTTGCTTTACTTACAACCCCATCGTGCTCATTATTGAGGTCACAAATGCTCGAGAAGTCGTTCGCAAACGCATCGGGCGACTAGGCGAACGACTTATAGGGAAAGTTGTTGATCCAGAGTCTCAGGTGGAAAAAGCATTGATCCAGGAAATGGAAACGGCATTTCAAGAGTTTGGGATTGAAGCTCGAATACTTTCAGTTCAGGGTCCAAGGCTTGAAGGCAGTGAATCTATTGAGTTCCCGATTCATGTGAGAGAAGAGCGTGATATAAAGCTTAAGGATGGTTGATTTTATTTTCAAAAAGAATCATTAATTCATTTACTTCTTTGATATGTAACACTATTCCACTTCTTACAAAGATAATGAGACCGCATAATATTGCAAGAGTTAATTTGACTAATTCAAAAATGTAAATAGAAGAAAAAATTGATATTGAATTAATTGCCCAAGCTATTAATCCTGAGAATAATCCACAAATAATAAGTTTTAGGATATTAATGCTTAATTTTTTTAAAGGGATGTCATTTAGCTTTTGATTTAATTTCAGTAGAAGACCTATACAAGTAAAAATATTTACCCCGACTGTAGCAAGTACAATTCCTTGTACTCCAAAATCAATTGATAATTGATGCCCCCAAGGTGATGGAGCTCCAATAAGAAACCAATCTAGAAATATATTTAAAATTATTCCTGCAAAAGAAAAACTAAAAGGTGTTTTGCCATCACCAATTGCATAAAAAACTCTAACTAATAGATCCCTACCTAGGTAGGCTGGCATTCCAATACCATAAGCTACAAGGAGGCTTCCGACAAGATCAATTGCTTGAGAATCAAAAGCACCTCTACCGTAAATTAGAGATACTATTGAAGTTCCTACGCTTATGAAAAGTGATCCTAATCCAATCATACTTACCGAAGAAAGCATTATGCTTTGACTTATTTTTTTTATTAATTCTGGTTTGTCTTCAACTTTTGTGAGTTTGGCAAAAGTTGGCAAGAAAGGTATTAAAAGTGCGTTAGATATTAAACCTAAAGGTGCCTGTATTAAAAAGTTTGCATAACCTAAACCTGAAGCTGCACCTATAATATTTGAAGCAAAAAATAGATCTGTTACTACATTGACTTGTAACATTCCTGAAGACAGAATTGCAGGTGTCAGTATTCTCCATACTTCTTTAACTCCTGGATGACTCCAATCCCAAGATAATTTTAATTTAATTAGCCCCTTTCTTATTAATGAGGGTATTTGTAAGAGAAATTGCAATAAGGCACCTAATAGGGTCGCCTGTGCAAGGATTATTCCTCCTCTGAGACTAAGTTCTACAGAATCTTTTGTTGGACCATAATATATCCAAAAAGAGCCAGAAAATATTATTAAAACTATACTCGAGATTATTGGAGATATAGAAGGTAGAAAGAACTCATTAGTCGCATTTAGTGCGCCAAAACTAATACCAATTAATCCAGAAAACAGCAGAATTGGGGACATTATTTCCAGTTGCTTAGTCGCTATTTCATGGGTTTCAAGGCTTAGCCCAGGCCCAATTACCTTTATGATTGGATCTGCTGCAATGAATAAAATGATACTAATTATTATCAATAAAAGACTTATTAAAGTGTTAATTGATGAAAGTATATAAGCTTTCTCCTTTTTACTACTTCTGCTTAAGACTGTAACTATTGAATTGTGAAGGGGACCATTAATACCTCCAATCAGAATTAGGAAAAAACCTGGTATTACATATGCATAGTTATAAGCGTCATATGCTGCACCCACTCCAAATGCACCTGCAACAACAAGTTGACGGATTAACCCACCAGACTTGCTAAGCAGAGTTCCTAAACTAACTATTCCAGCGATTTTTCTAAGTGATCTTTTCATACTTTTTCTAGAAAAAAGGGGATCAATTATTTAGGTGTTTTTTCGATCTATTCTCTCAATGTATTGCAAGGAAATCTGATTTCCATGATTGGCAAGAGTCTTCTAACTTTCTCTACTCTTAATGAAGGCATTTTATTAAAGCGATATAAGCGTTTTTTGGCTGATGTTGAACTTGATACTGGACATATAGTCACTGCACATTGCGCAAATACTGGACCTATGACTGGGGTCTTAAAGCCAGGCGGTCGGGTTAGAGTCAGATACGCACCATCTCCTTCCCGCAAACTTTCTTGGTCTTGGGAGCAAGCTCAAGTTGTCAATCAGGCTGGAAATCGTATTTGGGTTGGCGTTAATACAGCATTGCCAAACAAGATTGTTCGACTAGCTATTGAAGCAGGCTGTTTTAGAGAAGCATTAGGAGAAATTGCTCGAATTCGCAATGAAGTTAAATATGGAAGGACTGGGAATAGTCGTATAGATCTTCTTTTAACTCCTGGAGAAAATAATTGTGATCAGCGTCAAATATTTCTTGAGATTAAAAACACTACTTGGACTGATGGTTCATTGGCTCTTTTCCCTGACACAGTTACGGAAAGAGGTCAAAAGCATTTACAGGAAATGATTGATGTTCTGCCTAATGCAAGAGCATTACTGGTTCCATGTATTAGTAGGAATGATGTTGACTTGTTTGCCCCTGGGGATGCTGCTGATCCTATATATGGCAATCTGTTTAGACAAGCTTTAAGCGAGGGGGTGGAGGTTATGCCTTGTTGTTTTGGTTTCTTCAGTGACCATATTACGTGGGAAGGCATGCGCCCGTTTAGAGAAACTCAAACAATTTTTCCCTTGCCCTAGAATGATCAAATGAAAAAGCTAACTGATACCTTTGTTAAATCCAACAAATAACTAAATTCGTATAAACGATTACCAGAAGGATTACAAGATTTCTCCATATTTAGAATTGTACTTTCTGAGTTTCGTTGAACTCAGCTTTTTGCAGTTTTTGTTTTTTTATGACTTCTGCTTTGCAGACTCCCTCAAGTCGTCGAGTTGAACGACTTCAAGAGGCAAGTCTATTAAGAGGGCCGATGCTTCTTTTGAAGAGCATAAGAGGATTTAATTCTCGTAGTTCTTTAATTTGGCTTGCTTGTGTCCCTCTTGCCCTATTTGGTTTAGGACTATTTAACCTTTCAGCGCATGCAGGAGATTTTGCGCTTACCACTCAAGCACTTGCAGACAATCTTTGGATAATGGTTGCCGCAGTGTTAGTAATTTTCATGAATGCAGGCTTTGCGATGGTGGAAGCCGGCATGTGTAGGCAGAAAAATGCTGTCAACATTCTTGCTAAGAACCTAATAGTGTTTACTCTTGCAGTATCTGCTTATTGGTTTATTGGGTATAAATTGATGTATACAGGCTCTTGGGTCATTCCAGGGGTTTTGAAATTAGGTACTCCTTTCTTTAATCCAGCACCTACTGATCCAGCTGGATTGGTTCCAAGTATTGACTTTCTGTTCCAAGCTGCTTTTGCTGGTACAGCCGCAACGATTGTTTCAGGAGTAGTTGCTGAAAGAATCAAGTTTGGTGAGTTTGTCGTTTTTTCATTAGTCCTTACAGCAGTTATTTATCCGATTGCTGGATCTTGGCAATGGAATGGTGATGGATGGTTGGCTCAGTTGGGTTTTTATGACTTTGCAGGATCTAGTATTGTTCACTCAGTTGGAGCATGGGCTGGCCTTATTGGTGCAATTGCTTTAGGTCCACGGATTGGAAAATTTGTGGATGGTAGGTCTCAGGCTTTACCAGGGCACAATATGGCTATTGCAACTCTTGGAGCATTGATCCTTTGGATTGGTTGGTATGGATTCAATGGCGGCTCAGTGCTTGCTTTTAACGAAGCAGTTCCATATGTCGCTGTTACAACTACTCTTGGTGCTGCTGGTGGAGGTATAGCAGCCACATTGTTGAGTCAGTTAAATACTGGAAAACCAGATTTAACAATGACTATCAATGGCATTTTGGCAGGGCTCGTAAGTGTTACTGCTGGCGCGGATGGACTTAGCTTGTGGTCTTCTTGGCTTGTCGGAGCAATCGGTGGACTTCTAGTTGTTTGGTCAGTTGCTTTTGTTGATGGTCTTCAGATCGATGACCCTGTTGGGGCTGTTTCAGTGCATGGTACATGTGGGGTATGGGGAACTCTTGCTGTTGGCCTTTTTTATGGAGGAAAAGGAGTTTTTGCAGGAGGCACTCTTTCTCAGCTTTTAATTCAAGCTGTTGGTGCAGCAAGCTATGCAATTTTCACAATTCTTACTTGCTGGATAGCTTGGTCAATTATTGGAGGCTTCTTTGGAGGTATTCGAGTTACAGAGGAAGAGGAGCTCAAAGGCCTTGATATTGGTGAGCATGGAATGGAAGCATATCCAGACTTTGCTTCAGCTCAATAATTGAATCTGACGATTTAATTTTAAAAAGCCTGGCTTTACGCCAGGCTTTTTTGTGTTTTCTTTCAATTCCTAATAGAGTCTTTGAAATAGACTGGTTTAATTGAGATGGATACTCAAGCTTTTAAGAGATCTCTTCATCATTCAGATAGATATAATCGAAGGGGGTTTGAATCTCCTACAAAAAGAGCCCAGGCTCTTGAAAAGGCTTATCAAAGTAATTTGATTGGATCGATTAGAGATAATGGATATTTATTTGAGCACGGCAGATTACGGGTAAAGCTTGCAGAGGCATTTGGCTTTTGTTGGGGAGTAGAACGAGCAGTTGCAATGGCCTATGAAACAAGAAGACATTACCCCAAGGAAAGTATTTGGATTACTAATGAGATTATTCACAATCCTTCGGTGAATGATCACTTGAGAAATATGAATGTGCGATTTATTTCAGCTGAAAAAGGAATTAAAAATTTCTCTTCTGTCCAAGAAGGTGATGTCGTCATACTGCCTGCATTTGGAGCAACAGTTCAAGAGATGAAGCTCTTGCATGAGCGTGGTTGTCACATTATTGATACAACTTGTCCTTGGGTCTCAAAGGTTTGGCATACCGTTGAGAAGCATAAGAAACATGAATTCACTTCGATTATTCATGGCAAAGTAAAACATGAGGAAACTCTTGCAACAAGCTCTTTTGCAGGTACCTATCTTGTTGTACTTGATCTCGAAGAGGCTCAATACGTAGCTAATTATATTCTGGGTAAAGGAGATAGAGAAGAGTTCCTGAAAAGGTTTTCCAAAGCTTCATCTCAAGGCTTTGACCCAGATAGAGATCTTCAAAGACTTGGAGTTGCTAATCAGACAACCATGCTAAAAAGTGAAACCGAGGAAATTGGCCGTTTATTTGAGAAAACCATGCTTCGTAAGTATGGTCCAGCTGAATTAACTGAGCATTTTTTAGCTTTTAATACTATTTGTGATGCTACTGAAGAGCGGCAGGATGCAATGTTCTCGCTGGTTGATGAGCCTTTAGATCTACTTGTAGTTATTGGAGGTTTTAACTCTTCAAATACCACGCATCTTCAAGAAATTGCTATCAGCAGAGGTATTCGCTCTTTTCATATCGATACTCCAGAGAGGATAGGTGATCAAGAAAATACTATTACGCACAAACCTTTAGGAGATGATTTAATAACTGAGAAGAATTTTTTGCCTGAAGGAAATATAAGTGTCGGCATTACATCTGGTGCATCAACCCCAGATAGAGTGGTTGAACATGTAATTCATAAGCTTATTAATCTTAGCGAGGAGAAGGCTTTTGTGGATTAAAAATAAAAATATTTTTTGGCCGAAATTCCAAATTACTTAGCAATTTTACTTAAGTTTCAATAGTTCTCTCTTAATTTGTGATTAGCAACTAATATAGATACCTATTGCTTATAAGTGATGTCTGAATCTGGCAATTACAAATCTCAGGAACCTGGTTCTTCAAGAGACTTGCCATCCATTAATCAACCTCAGAAAGTGGAAGTGGTCGTTGCTAGTCCTTCTGCAGAAGGTGAAGTTAATATTTTGGGCGAGCTTGCAATCTTTGTTCTTAGAGTCGCCTTTAGCTTGTTTATGATTCATCATGGACTAGAAAAGCTTCAGGATCCAGAGGGCTTTGCAGAGTTTGTAGTAGGCAAATATTTTGGTTTTTTACCTGGAGATCCAATTATTTGGACTTTTGCTGCAGGCATTACACAAGTCTTATGTCCGTTAGGTCTTGCAATTGGAGTTTTTGCAAGACTTTCTGCATTAGGCCTTCTTTCAACAATGGTATTTGCTATTTATTTTCATTTAATTGATACGGGGTTCGAAGGTTTTCCTTTGGCAGTAGTAAATGATCATAACTATGCTTTTGAACTATCTTCAATTTATGCTGCAATATCTCTATATTTTTTATGCTCTGGCCCTGGAAGATTATCTGCTTTTCGAAAGAAAAATAAAGTTACTTATTATCCTAAAGGTGCAAAGTAACATATTATTTGAAGATTATTTTTAGATAGATTATCTCTATTAATTATTAATGAAGGAAATGTCTTTTACCAGTAAATATCATAGAGAGACCTAATTGATTGCATGCATCTATAGATGATTGGTCTCGAATACTTCCTCCTGGTTGAATTATTGATTTGATTCCATATCTTGATGCCAAATGTACTGTGTCATCAAAGGGAAAGAAGCCATCACTAGCTAATACAGCACCTTGAGCTTTTTCTCCTGCAGCTTCCAGAGCTATTTTTGCTGCCCCTATTCTATTCATTTGCCCTGCACCTATTCCTAAAGTTTGACCAGCAGATGCAACTACTATTGCATTTGATCTAACATGTCTTACTACTCGCCAGGCGAAAGCTAGATCAGCTTTGTCTTCAATAGACATTTGTAATTTTGTAGGAACTTTCCATTCATTAGGTTCAATTAATTTGTCATCAACTTCCTGAACCAATATTCCTCCTAAAATGCTTCTTATATACTTACGTTCGGACGACTTTATAGAGCTGTGACTAAGTTTAATTATCCTTAAATTTTTTTTCGTTGAAAGGATCTCTAAAGCGTTAGCGTCATAGTCTGGAGCTACTACACATTCTAAAAATAGACTGCTTAGTTCTTTTGCTGTAGCAGCATCTAAATTGCAGTTAAGAGCAACAATTCCTCCAAATGCACTAATTGAGTCGCACTCAAGGGCCAGGTTGAATGCATTGCTCAGATTATTGCTTACAGCTACTCCACAAGGATTAGTGTGCTTAATAATGACTGCAGCTTTCTCGCACGAATTGCCTTTATTGCCTAAGTCATATCCAAATTCTCTTATTGTTGCAACAGCAGCTTCTAGATCTAGAAGATTATTTGTGCTGAGCTCTTTACCTTGTAATTGTTCAGCTTGCCCCCACCCTTGATTAACTGCGCTATACCAATTTGCATTTTGATGAGGATTCTCTCCATACCTCAGAGTTTGTTTAATTGGTTGAGAAGTTAAATATGGAGAATATTTAGATTCAATTTGCTTGCTTAACCATTGGCTAATTGCTATGTCATAACTTGCGGTGTGCTCGAAAGCTTCAAGAGCGAGTTTTGCTTTGATAGTTGTTGAAATCTCCCCAGCTTCTAATTTTTCAAGAAAAGCGTCATATTGATTTGGATTAGTCAGAATACTTACTGATTCATGGTTTTTGGCTGCTGCGCGAATCATTGCAGGCCCGCCAATATCAATATTTTCTATTGCGTTATCCCATGTAACATCTGGATCAGAGATTGTTTCTTGAAATGGATAAAGGTTTACGACTACAAGATCAATATTTTTGATGTTTTCTTTTTCGAGATCAAATTGATGAGATGAATTTCCTTGCTTGGCAAGTATTCCGCCATGTATTCGAGGATGAAGAGTTTTTACTCGGCCACCAAGAATTTCTGGAGCTCCAGTGTAATCAGAAACTGTTTTGACAGGGATATTTGCTTCTTTCAGCGCTCTAGCAGTACCTCCACTGGAAATAATCTCAAAACCATGAAGGGTTGTTAATGTTTTCGCAAAAGGAATTAGCCCATCTTTATTGGAAACACTTATTAATGCTATACGGGCCATGAGGAAGATTAAATAGGTCTATAAAGAGCTAACTTACGCATCTAAGGACAAAAATGCTTAATGGAAGAGGATCTTATTTCTGTCGACTTTGAAAATGCTACTCATCGACTGATATTGCTTCATGGTTGGGGGGCTGATGCAGAAGATTTAGTCCCTGTTGGAAAAGCATTGGCAAATCAGCTTTCTATTGGATTGCAGTTGATTTGTCTGAGAGCACCTGAACATTTGAGTGAAGGGGATGGTCGTCAGTGGTATCCACTTTTCCCGCCAGATTGGTCAGCAGTCCCAGACGCTATAAAAAAATTACAAAGTCGATTCCAGAAAAATTCTTTTAGTTCAATTCCTTTTTCCAAGACATTTTTGTTGGGCTTTTCCCAAGGTGGCGCAATGGCGTTGGCTAGTGGCTGCGCATTCCCTTTCGCTGGTTTAATTGGCTGTAGTGCTTACCCTCACCCAGATTGGCTACCACAGGCCAATACACCGCCAATCTTTTTGACTCATGGGGACAATGATGAATTAGTTCCTTTAGAAGCTGCGAAAAAAATATTTGCCCTAGCCAAACAAAACAACAACCAATGTGATATTTATACCTTTAATGGTGGGCATGAAATCCCTCAAGAAGCTATAGATCAGATTAGCTCTTTTATTAGTAGTAGATGTGTTTAATAAAAAAGTAAATCAAACAAAAGCATATTCGTATTCTTCTATTTCTTCCCAATCATCAGAAGTAAGTTCTAATCCATCAAACATATTATGCTCTCCAACTGAATCAACAATTCCTCTAAGCGATGGGAAAAGGAAATGATTCTCTTCAGCATATTGTGCACTGAATAAACCTTTCTCCCCCCAAAAGAAACGATCAGTTGTGTGTTCGTTGCGACGAACATTAAGAATTGATGGAGACTTAAGTCCAGCTTCTGCGATGTACCGCCTAGCTGCTGTTACAGGCTTACAATCTCCTGTTTCAAGGTGAAAAGTTGGCACATGTGCCATGACTCTTTGGCCAGCAAGACGTCTACGGCTAATGCGTTTGCGCTTTTTTGACATGAGAAAAACTCTTTTGAATTAAAAAGGAGTTGAGATTTGCCGGGAAATCCGACTTAATAAAAGTGGTTTGCTAGACAGAAACTATTTTGATGAAAAAACCAATCTCTTTAGCTTCTGAAAGGCAAGCTCAGGGGACCCATCAACCTCTGATATAGCCTTGGTAGCACTATTGGTGCAACTTTGCCAAATTGACCTTTGGGAGAATCCAAGGATTTTCTTTATTGGCCCATTTCTTTAATCTTAATTAGTTTTTTTTTATTTATCAAGTGATTTTCTCTTCCATTTTCTACTCGTGTAAATTGATCTAGTAATTATGCAGTTTTCGGATAGGTTCCTAAATCTTGTTCATCAGCAATTAAACAGCTTCGAAAAGGAGGCTGAGCTGGAAAATGTTGTCGTATATGTAGCTCAGAGCAATCAGGAGGGATCACCAACTTTAGAAGTAGTCGGACAAATTCCAAGAAATAGGAAGAAAGTTTTGCCTCCAATTGCAAATGACCCTGATTTAAGAGTGCCTTCTCCTAATCGGAGGTGGTATCCATTGCAAGATGGTTCTGTTTTGTTAGGTGTGCTTAGAGCTGAGCGTTTTTCTTCAGAACAAGGATGGCCAGATCTTCTAGACCAGCAATTGCAAGCTACTGCTTCGGCTTTGTCTAATTGCTTGAGTTTAGAGCTTGACCGAAAGAGACTTCTAGAAGAACTAACTCAACAGAGAGAGCAAATTGGGATGTTGGTTCATCAGTTAAAAAACCCTTTGGCAGCTTTAAAAACATATGCACAGCTTCTTTTGAGAAAACTTGGTCCTGAGAGCTCTCAAAGAAGCTTGGTTGAAGGACTAATGACCGAACAGAAGCAATTTAATAAATACTTAATAGCGCTGGATCAGTTAAGCCATACTAAGACTCCTAATAAAGCATTAACTTCCGCTAGATTATTATTGCCTCCGCTATTAACTAACTCAGATAATTTGGACTTAAGAGAATTACTTAAGCCTTTAATTGATCGAGCATCTGTAACTTCTAAGTTGCAGGGCCGAGAATGGTTTGGACCTGTAAATTGGCCAAATTGGACTAAAGAAGATCGCCCTATTTCAGAAGGAGTTATAGCAGAGATAGTGGCTAACCTTTTGGAAAATGCTTTTCGCTATAGCCCCCCTGGAGTTTCTCTTGGGATGACTTTCAATGAAGAAGGAATTTGTGTTTGGGATGCTGGTGATCCAATCCCTACTGAAGAAAGAGATCGCATTTTCTTTAGAGGGTTTAGAAGTGAAAATATTACCGATTTTCAAGGTACTGGATTAGGCTTAGCTTTAGGTAAGGAACTGGCAGAAGAGTTTGGAGGCGAATTATACTTGGAGACGAAACCTAAACGCTTTGATGACTCTCTACCTAATAAAGGAAATGCATTTATACTTAGTATACCTCCAAGAAAAATCCCAGAATAATCAACATTAATGTTTCTGTTAATACACAAGAGGCACCATATGAATCACCGTTGTGACCTCCTAGGCGATTACCCAACCAATTAGGTATCAAAAATACCGGGATAGTGCCCACTAAAGTTCCAATTAATAAATTAAATCGAACTATTTTAGTTTCTGGAATAATTGAAAATATAGTTGATATAATAACAATTATTATCAATGAAGGTATAATTTCTTTTAAAAACCCTTTCCAGTTATCTTTGTGGAACTTTCCCATTCCTTTATCTTTCAAATAGGGGAATTTATCTATTGCCCATAAAGGAGAAATTCTTCCAAAAAATGATGCTATTGGAATTGCTATAATTGATAGATTATTTAATTTCAACAGTGCTGAAATTTGAATCAAAATAATAGCAATAATAGCGAGACTACCAATTGCTCCTGCATTGCTATCTTTCATGGCTTCCATTTGCTTTTCCTGTCCTGCTGCTATCCCATCTGCCGTATCTATTAACCCATCAAAATGAAGGCCACCAGTCAGATAAATTGCTAAGGCAACTGATATAAGAGCCAATGATTCTGTTGGCCAACCTAGTTTAGAAAGTATTAACCAGATAGTAATTTGTATACATCCTATAAAAAAACCTATTGCTGGTCCAAAGCGTGCGATGCGCTTGAACTGTGGCTTTATACCTGGCCAATGAGGCAAAATTGTATAAAAGACCCATGCGCCAGCAAAGTCCTTTAGCCAGTTCGGTGGAATCAGAAAAAACTTTTTTAATGCCCTGAATAACACCGTAGGTTGTTAGATAATTAAAGGCTGATTAAGCCTTTAATTATATTTACAAAAGTAATTCGGCTGTGTTTAGTTTTCAGATCAACTCAAATTGTTCTAGTACCCGAGCTCGCGTGGGGTGCCTAAATACACCTCATGGAGATGTCCATACGCCTCAGTTCATGCCTGTAGGAACGCTTGGAACGGTTAAAGGAGTTTCTCCTGATCAGTTATTGAAGACGGGCTCAGAGATGATTCTTGCTAATACTTATCACTTACATCTGCAGCCTGGTGAGGAGATAGTTCATGAGGCTGGGGGGCTGCATAAATTTATGGGTTGGGATCAGCCAATCCTTACTGACTCTGGAGGCTACCAAGTGTTTAGTTTGGGGAAATTGAATAAAATTGATGATGAAGGAGTCGAATTTAAGAATCCACGCGATGGAAGTCATCTCAAGTTGACTCCTGAGATAGCTATACAAATTCAGATGAGTTTAGGGTCAGATATTGCTATGGCATTTG is a window from the Prochlorococcus marinus str. MIT 9211 genome containing:
- the cobS gene encoding adenosylcobinamide-GDP ribazoletransferase gives rise to the protein MLFRALKKFFLIPPNWLKDFAGAWVFYTILPHWPGIKPQFKRIARFGPAIGFFIGCIQITIWLILSKLGWPTESLALISVALAIYLTGGLHFDGLIDTADGIAAGQEKQMEAMKDSNAGAIGSLAIIAIILIQISALLKLNNLSIIAIPIASFFGRISPLWAIDKFPYLKDKGMGKFHKDNWKGFLKEIIPSLIIIVIISTIFSIIPETKIVRFNLLIGTLVGTIPVFLIPNWLGNRLGGHNGDSYGASCVLTETLMLIILGFFLEVY
- a CDS encoding sensor histidine kinase encodes the protein MQFSDRFLNLVHQQLNSFEKEAELENVVVYVAQSNQEGSPTLEVVGQIPRNRKKVLPPIANDPDLRVPSPNRRWYPLQDGSVLLGVLRAERFSSEQGWPDLLDQQLQATASALSNCLSLELDRKRLLEELTQQREQIGMLVHQLKNPLAALKTYAQLLLRKLGPESSQRSLVEGLMTEQKQFNKYLIALDQLSHTKTPNKALTSARLLLPPLLTNSDNLDLRELLKPLIDRASVTSKLQGREWFGPVNWPNWTKEDRPISEGVIAEIVANLLENAFRYSPPGVSLGMTFNEEGICVWDAGDPIPTEERDRIFFRGFRSENITDFQGTGLGLALGKELAEEFGGELYLETKPKRFDDSLPNKGNAFILSIPPRKIPE